One Mobula hypostoma chromosome 5, sMobHyp1.1, whole genome shotgun sequence DNA segment encodes these proteins:
- the LOC134346136 gene encoding uncharacterized protein LOC134346136, whose amino-acid sequence MCWLRPPQIQEVMCRGCRYPQRASMVPGLSLEYRDDPFLKKQRGIEPEIFTFQTVAPVKDRASVSGRSPGKRRAVKVLYPAQVRKYLPPEKKDWVKRMFFLFLAIVLLQVYQATEGNEELAAPASPGDVTPLLFTNRSALLLPNLPITGAETSPALGIPRASHVCGWNGSSLHQGTARDLPDRRCVVLDLREVKNGDGLNSSFLAL is encoded by the exons TTACGCCCTCCTCAGATCCAAGAAGTCATGTGTAGGGGCTGCCGCTACCCCCAGCGAGCCTCCATGGTCCCCGGGCTCTCGCTGGAGTACAGGGACGACCCATTCCTGAAGAAGCAGAGGGGCATCGAGCCGGAGATCTTCACCTTCCAGACAGTCGCACCGGTCAAGGACCGTGCGTCGGTCAGTGGCCGGAGCCCGGGAAAGCGTCGAGCTGTTAAAGTCCTCTATCCGGCGCAG GTCAGAAAGTATCTCCCACCGGAAAAGAAGGACTGGGTAAAGAGGATGTTCTTCCTGTTCCTGGCTATTGTCCTGCTCCAGGTGTACCAAGCCACAGAGGGCAACGAGGAGCTCGCTGCTCCGGCGTCACCGGGCGACGTGACTCCGTTGTTGTTTACTAACAGATCCGCCCTGCTGCTGCCGAACCTGCCCATAACGGGGGCTGAAACCAGCCCGGCCCTCGGGATCCCACGGGCCAGCCACGTCTGCGGATGGAACGGGTCGTCCCTCCACCAGGGCACTGCCAGGGATCTTCCCGATCGGCGGTGCGTCGTCTTGGACCTCCGTGAGGTCAAGAACGGGGACGGCCTGAACTCCAGTTTCCTTGCCCTGTGA